From one Triticum urartu cultivar G1812 chromosome 3, Tu2.1, whole genome shotgun sequence genomic stretch:
- the LOC125548970 gene encoding uncharacterized protein LOC125548970, whose amino-acid sequence MKTAHTLLLAVAFLVLASEVAVKADVCTGSLHKTPLPCDQVGCLHICREHVNGEGHACPQCNWSASCNYDGLCECDVCLPPPSAPIQHQQSD is encoded by the exons ATGAAGACTGCACACACGCTGCTCCTGGCGGTCGCCTTCCTCGTGCTGGCATCAG AGGTTGCAGTGAAGGCGGACGTCTGTACAGGGTCACTTCACAAGACGCCGCTACCGTGTGATCAGGTAGGTTGCCTGCACATCTGCCGCGAGCATGTGAATGGGGAAGGGCACGCGTGCCCTCAATGCAATTGGAGTGCTAGTTGCAACTATGATGGATTATGCGAGTGTGATGTCTGCCTTCCTCCTCCTTCTGCTCCTATCCAACACCAACAGAGT